A single region of the Xiphophorus maculatus strain JP 163 A chromosome 3, X_maculatus-5.0-male, whole genome shotgun sequence genome encodes:
- the LOC102234000 gene encoding glyceraldehyde-3-phosphate dehydrogenase 2, with amino-acid sequence MSDLCVGINGFGRIGRLVLRACLQKGIRVVAINDPFIDLQYMVYMFKYDSTHGRYHGEVSHDGGKLYVDGKAISVFQCMKPAEIPWGKAGAKYVVESTGVFLSLEKANAHIQGGAQRVVVSAPSPDAPMFVMGVNEDKYDPSSMTIVSNASCTTNCLAPLAKVIHDNFGIEEALMTTVHAYTATQKTVDGPSAKAWRDGRGAHQNIIPASTGAAKAVGKVIPDLNGKLTGMAFRVPVADVSVVDLTCRLSKSASYAEIKEAVKKAAHGPMKGVLGYTEDQVVSSDFVGDTHSSIFDAGAGISLNDNFVKLISWYDNEYGYSNRVADLLLYMHSKE; translated from the exons ATGTCAGACCTCTGTGTTGGAATCAATGG CTTCGGTCGCATTGGCCGCCTGGTCCTGAGGGCATGCCTCCAGAAGGGCATCAGAGTCGTAGCCATCAACGACCCCTTCATCGACCTGCAGTACATG GTCTACATGTTCAAGTACGACTCCACCCACGGCCGTTACCATGGCGAGGTCTCCCATGATGGTGGCAAGCTCTACGTTGATGGCAAAGCCATCTCTGTTTTCCAGTG TATGAAGCCTGCTGAGATCCCCTGGGGCAAAGCTGGCGCCAAATACGTCGTCGAGTCCACTGGAGTCTTCCTCAGCCTGGAGAAGGCCAAC GCTCACATCCAGGGGGGTGCACAGCGTGTGGTCGTGTCCGCCCCCTCACCTGATGCCCCCATGTTTGTCATGGGAGTTAACGAGGACAAATACGACCCGTCCTCCATGACCATCGTCAG CAATGCCTCCTGCACCACCAACTGCCTGGCTCCCCTGGCCAAAGTCATCCACGATAACTTTGGCATCGAGGAGGCTCTCATG ACCACAGTCCACGCATACACAGCCACCCAGAAGACAGTGGACGGCCCCAGCGCCAAGGCCTGGCGTGACGGCCGCGGCGCCCACCAGAACATCATTCCAGCTTCCACCGGCGCTGCCAAGGCTGTGGGCAAAGTCATTCCTGACCTCAACGG CAAGCTGACAGGAATGGCTTTCAGGGTGCCAGTGGCGGACGTGTCCGTCGTGGACCTGACCTGCCGTCTGTCCAAGTCCGCATCCTACGCCGAGATCAAGGAGGCCGTCAAGAAGGCCGCACACGGACCCATGAAGGGAGTACTGGGCTACACTGAAGACCAG GTTGTGTCCTCTGACTTTGTCGGAGACACCCACTCCTCCATCTTTGATGCTGGCGCCGGCATCTCCCTTAACGACAACTTTGTCAAACTCATTTCCTG gTATGACAATGAGTACGGCTACAGCAACCGTGTTGCTGACCTGCTGCTGTACATGCACTCCAAGGAGTAG
- the LOC102220585 gene encoding macrophage mannose receptor 1-like gives MGRNGRPELMLLLLFNAALLMETTLLKTIYLISQELTWTDARQFCQKNHIDMITWDIVDPNQLTKWLQEDELTAVWIGLHEDPEQQSVWRWINVKTGEGLTGEDVSESSYWSEQSKNSYSCGSYNSSRKKWFSSVCSDTLPFVCYGDNLVLSTENKTWEEALDHCRKMSSASYKYDLLSVTRPDFSYVRDRIYRATSEEVWTGLRFLGGEWWWSDGETLDQQEMLPDCPSQWQHCGMLSKYNTANWTSSDCSERRNFICNYVKLQK, from the exons ATGGGGAGGAACGGCCGTCCTGAGTTGATGCTGCTGCTCCTTTTTAACGCCGCGCTTCTGATGGAAACCACACTCCTAAAAACCATTTACTTGATTTCTCAGGAGCTGACATGGACCGATGCAAGACAGTTCTGCCAGAAGAACCACATAGACATGATTACTTGGGACATAGTAGACCCGAACCAGCTGACTAAGTGGCTGCAGGAAGATGAACTGACTGCAGTCTGGATTGGTTTGCACGAGGATCCTGAGCAACAGTCAGTCTGGAGGTGGATCAATGTGAA aaccgGTGAAGGTTTGACAGGAGAGGATGTTTCAGAGAGCAGTTATTGGTCCGAACAATCAAAAAACAGCTACAGCTGTGGCTCTTATAACAGTTCAAGAAAAAAGTGGTTCAGCAGTGTTTGCTCCGACACTCTTCCATTTGTCTGCTATGGCGACAATCTGGTGCTGTCGACTGAGAACAAGACATGGGAGGAAGCCCTGGATCACTGCAGGAAAATGTCATCCGCCTCCTATAAGTACGACCTCCTGAGCGTTACAAGACCTGACTTTAGCTACGTCAGAGACCGGATCTACAGAGCCACCAGTGAAGAG GTTTGGACAGGATTGCGGTTCCTGGGAGGGGAGTGGTGGTGGTCCGACGGAGAGACGTTGGACCAACAGGAGATGCTGCCGGACTGTCCGAGCCAGTGGCAACACTGTGGCATGCTGTCCAAGTACAACACAGCCAACTGGACCAGCAGCGACTGCTCAGAAAGAAGAAACTTCATCTGCAATTATgtaaaactacagaaataa
- the tmem147 gene encoding transmembrane protein 147, protein MTLFHFGNCFALAYFPYFITYKCSGLSEYNAFWRCVQAGATYLFVQLCKMLFLATFFPTWEGGAGAYDFVGEFMKSTVDLADLLGLHLVMSRNAGKGEYKIMVAAMGWATAELVMSRFLPLWVGARGIEFDWKYIQMSFDSNISLVHYIAMAAVVWMFTRYDLPKTFRLPVTVLLALCVYKAFLIELFVHVFMLGSWTVLLVKAVLTGAVSLCSLFLFVTLVHSN, encoded by the exons ATGACGCTTTTTCACTTTGGAAACTGCTTTGCCCTGGCTTATTTCCCTTACTTCATCACATACAAATGCAGCGGCCT CTCGGAGTACAATGCTTTCTGGAGATGCGTCCAGGCAGGAGCAACGTACCTGTTTGTCCAACTTTGCAAA ATGCtttttcttgctacattttTCCCAACCTGGGAAGGAGGAGCCGGCGCTTATGACTTTGTAGGG GAGTTCATGAAGTCCACAGTGGACCTGGCTGACCTGCTGGGTCTCCATCTGGTGATGTCTCGTAACGCTGGGAAGGGAGAGTATAAGATCATGGTCGCTGCCATGGGCTGGGCGACGGCAGAGCTTGTGATGTCGAG GTTTCTTCCCCTGTGGGTCGGCGCCAGAGGAATCGAGTTTGATTGGAAGTACATCCAGATGAGCTTTGACTCAAACATTAGTTTG GTCCATTACATCGCCATGGCAGCTGTTGTGTGGATGTTCACTCGATACGACCTCCCTAAGACCTTCAGGCTGCCTGTTACTGTGCTGCTGGCTCTGTGTGTGTACAAAGCCTTTTTAATAGA GTTGTTTGTCCATGTCTTCATGCTGGGCAGCTGGACGGTGTTGCTGGTGAAAGCCGTCCTGACTGGCGCCgtctctctctgctcacttTTCCTGTTTGTCACTCTGGTTCACAGCAActga